The genomic window GGCGTTCAAGGCCGCCACCGCCGACCCGGTCAAAGCGCTGCGCTACGAGTGACAGCGCCTTGTCGGAAAACACATAAAGTTAGCTTGGGAAGGGTAATACAATGTCGATGCTGGGCAACTATTTCAAGGTGGCGCTGCGCAACCTCCTGCGGCACAAGGTCTACTCGGCGATCAATATCCTGAGCCTGGCCCTGGGCATGGCCGGTTGCATGATAATCGCCCCGCAGGTGATCTACCACTTCTCCTTCGACCGGTTCAACCACAACTACGACCGTATCTGCCGGGTGCTCCTGCACCTGGATTTCCCCGGTCAGATACCCACGACCAACTGCGGCTCGTTCGGCTGGGTGGGGCGGGACCTGAAACGCGAATTCCCGGAGGTCGAAAACTTCGCCCGGATATACTACAATCCGGACGGGGCGGTGAAAGTCCGGGTGGGGGAAAAGGAGATCGAAAGCTGGTCTTTCTGCTACAGCGAGAACTCCCTGTTCGACCTGTTCAGCTTCCCGTTCGAGGAGGGCGACCCGGCCAGCGCCCTGTCGGAGCCCACCAGCCTGGTGCTGACCCGCCGGATGGCGACCCGGCTGTTCGGCGACAGCGCAGCGATGGGCCGCACCGTGACCCTTAACGGCAGCGAGGAGTTCAAGGTGACAGGCGTGCTGAAAGACCTGCCCGGAAACTCGCACCTGCATTTTGACCTGCTGGCCCCGCTCACCAGTCGCTGGCCGCTCGAAACCCTCGAGAGCTACCGCGCCCTGCCCGACTTCTACACTTACCTGCTTCTCGCTCCGGGCGCAGATTCACGGGCGCTGGAGCGGAAAATCTCCGCCGCCGGCCTGCTGAATAAAATCCAGATACACGGGGTCTCGATCTCAGGTGGCATCCGGTTCGAGCTGCAGCCCCTGAGCCGGGTGCATCTCTATTCCAGCCACATCGAATACGACAACCTGCACTGGCGTAAGGCCGACATCACCTACACCCTCATCTTTATAGCCGTGGCCCTCTTGATGCTGGTGGTGGCCTGCATCAATTTCATCAACCTGGCCACGGCCCGTTCGGCCCAGCGCTCGCGCGAGGTAGGGGTGCGCAAAGTGGTGGGGGCCAACCGCTCACAACTGGTGCGCCAGTTCCTCTGCGAGTCCGTGCTGGTCAGCCTGGTAGCCGTGCTGGCCGCCCAGGTGCTGATCGAGCTGAGCCGGCCCCTGCTGGAGGACAACCTGATCAGCGGCCCGGATATCCCTTTCACCGGCGGCTGGAGTCTGTTCCTGCTGATGACCCTGGTGACAGTGGGAGTGGGGCTGCTCGCCGGCTGGTACCCGGCCCTGTTCCTGTCGCTGCCGCGGCCGCAGGAGGTGCTCAAAGGCTCGGGTGTGGGGAAAGTCAAAGGCCTGCTGCTGCGCCGGGCCCTGGTGGTGGTGCAGTTCGCGGCCGCGATTTTCCTGATCGTCTGCAGCCTGTTCATCCTCAAACAACTGCGCTGGGTCCGCAGCCAAAACCTGGGCTACGACCGCACGGGGGTGCTGACTGTGCAGATGAGTCCGGCGCTGCGGCCGCGCTACGAATCCGTGCGCAGCGAGCTGCTGGCCACGGGCGTGGTCGAGGGGGTCTGCGCCGCGGGTATCTCGCCCCTGGGCAAGGGCATCGCCGGCGCGATCATGCATTTCGAGGGCCAGAACCCGGGCGAGCTGTGGCTGACCCGCTACATCTCGGTTGACCCGGCGTTCATCCCGTTCTTCGGGCTGCAGATCACCGAGGGGCGGGCCTTTTCGGATGAAATGGGCGCGGACACGAGCGGCGTCTATGTCATCAACGAGACCCTGAAAAAGAAACTGGGCTGGGACAAGGCGGTGGGGAAAACGTTCTGGCTGGACTCCAAGGCCGGGGCCGGTCTGGGGTATATCAAAACCGAGCCCGGCCGGGTGATCGGGGTAGTGAAGGATTTCCACTTCAACTCACTGCACACTCCCATCGAGCCGCTGGCCATGGTCTATCGTCCCTCCGATTTCTATTACGTGCAGTTGCGCCTCAAACCGGAACACATGTCCGATGGGACGGAATTCCTCGAGCGCACCTGGAAGCGTCTGGACCCGGCCAGCGCATTTTCGTACTGGCGCCTGGACGGCGACCTCGAATGGCAGTACAACGATGACCGGCTGGCCGGACAGATGGTGACCGGTTTCACGGTGCTGTGCGTGCTGATCGCCTGCCTGGGCCTGCTGGGTCTGGTGGCGATGGCCGCGGAGCGGCGCACCAAGGAGATCGGGGTGCGCAAGGTGCTGGGGGCCTCGGTGGGTGATATAATCCTGCTGTTGTCGCGGGAGTTCCTGGCCCTGCTGGGTGTGGCGATCCTGATCGCCTGGCCTGCGGCCTGGTGGGTGATGCGGCGCTGGCTGGAGAGTTTCGCCTACCGGACCAGCCTGGACTGGTGGACTTTCGCCCTGGCCGGAGTGATCGCCCTGGCCGTGGCCGCGGCCACAGTCAGTTTCCAGGCCACGCGGGCCGCCAGCGCCGACCCGGTGCGCTCGCTGCGCTACGAGTAGCCCGGGCGGGTGCTCAGGCTTGTGAGCCATCCTCCGGCCTGCCGTTGCCCGGACGGCGGGCGGCGGGACGGCCCAGGGTGCGCAGGATATCGCCGCCCACCAGCTCGGCCAGGTGGGTCAGCACGCGCGGTAAGGCCAGGCCTCCGGGGGTGGCCAGATAACGCGGCTCCCAGACCGGATGGAACTTCTCTTTATACGCGCGCAAGCCCTGGAAATTGTAGAAATGCTGCCCGTGGTGGAACAGCAACGCCCCCACCTGGTTCCAGAGCGGGGCCAGGGTGCGGTCCTCCAGCCCGGACAGCGGGGCCATCCCGATGTTGAAGCGCTCGAACCCCTGCTCGCGGCCCCAGAGCATCAGCCGGACGAACAGGTATTCCATCGACCCCTCCGGGGCCTCAGGTCCGTAGCGCATCAGGTCCACCGATAACTCTTCTTTCAGGTCCGTGTACATAAGATTGGCGAAAGCCACGATCCGTCCCTCGCGACGGACCACCGCCACCGGACGGAGGCTCAGGTACCGCGGGTCGAAAAAGCCCAGTGAGAATCTTTTCTCGCCCGTGTGTTTCAGACTCAGCCAACTGTCCGACACGGCCCGCAGCTCGGGCAGGACCTGCGCCACCTGCCCGGCCGGCACGATCTCGAACTGCCCGCCCTCACGTTCCACGGAGTTGAGGTAACGCCGGAAACTCTTGTGACTGGCCCCGTCCACCGAGAAATCCTCCAGCGGCACTAAACCCTCCTCACCCAGCTTGACCAGGCTCAGCCCGAGGTCCAGATACAAGGGAAGGTTGGCGGGCCGCACCTCGTAGAACACCGCCCAGCCGCCGTGAAGGTGTGACATCTCGCGGAAATTCCAGACCAGCTCGCGCGCCTCCTCCGGCCGCCCGACCGGGCCGCCCAGCGCCACCCAACTCCTCCGTGACACCCCGTACATCAGGAACGACTGGCCGCTCCCACTGAAAAGCAGGGATTTGTCCCCTAACAGAGCCAGGCAGGCACGCGTGTCGGGACTTTTATCCACTATGTCGCGGACCCGCAGCAATTCCTCCGCGCCCGGCATCCGGGGGCTGGCCGGCGTCGGCTGCAGCAGACGGGCCAGGCCGAAAAGCACCGTGATCACCGCCGCGCCCAGGGCGGCCCGCATCGAGCGCGAGGCGTCCCCGTACAGGGCCCAGTGCCACCACAGGTCGTGGGAATATTCCACGTGCTTGTAGGAGAACATGCCGACCCAGACCACGCCGGCCAGGGTTACACAGACCAGCACGATCCAGCCGGGGGTGAAACGCTCGCTCGCAAGCGAAGCCTTGCGGAAAAACTGGCCGCGGCTGCTCCAGAGCAACAGGCAGAACAGCAGCAGCAGCGTGGCCTCCTCGTAGTCGAGGCCCTTGAGCAGCGACCAGAGCGCCCCGAGCAGCAGCAGGGCGAGGCTCACCTGCCAGGCCGAGTCCAGCCGCCGCTGGATGCCGCGGGCCAGAATGAGCAGGGCCGCCCCGGCCAGGCTGGATAGGAAATGTGAGACCTCGATCACGCTCAGCGGCAGGTACTGGATCAGGCGGATCAGGCGGTGGTGGATCGTGGGAGTGGCCCCGGAGAACAGCAGCACCACTCCACCCAAAAAGGTGGTGGCGGCCAGGAAATGGGGCAGCAGGAAGCTGACCACCCCACCGGCCTGGCGCGCCACCCGTCCCACCGTGTGACGGCGGCTGTAGAGCTCGATCCCGGTGATCGAGGCCGAGGCGGCGATCAGGGGCAACAGGTAGTAGATCACCCGGAAAGCCAGCAGTGCGCCCACCACGGCGCTGTTCTTGGCCTCGGAGGGCAGCAGCAGCAGGACCGTGGTCTCGAACACGCCCAGTCCACCCGGGACGTAACTGAGCAGGCCGGCGATCAGGGCCAGGTTGAACGTGGCCAGGAAACCGGGGTAGGAGAGGTGGAGCTCGGGCGGCAGAAGGACAAAAAGCACCAGGGAGGTCAGGACTATATCCGCCGCGCCGACCAGCAACTGCAGGGCCGCAACGGACACCTCGGGCAGGGCGAATTCGAGACGCTTGAACCGGACCGGGCCGCGATGCCGCCGGCACAGGATCAGGTAGGCCGCGGGCAGAGTCAGCAGCAGGGCCCCCAGGGGACGCAGCCAGAGGGCGTGTCCCTGGAGGAGTCCGTCAACCGGCGGAGAGCTGAGCAGGAAAGTCGTGCCGCTGATCGCCGTGTAACCGGCCCAGAAAGTGAGCGAGCAGAACGCCACGACCCGCGAGATGTTCCCGGCCGACACTCCGCAGGCCGAGTAGAAATGGTAGCGGACCGCCGCCCCACTGAAAAGGGAAAAGCCCAGGTTGTTGCTGATGGAATAGGCGAAGAACGAGGCCGGGCCGATCTCGCGGTAGCTCAGGCGCTGCCCGATGTAGCGGAAAGCCAGGCTGTCGTAGCCGGTAAGGAGCAGATAATTCAGCAGGGTCAGGCCTAGGGCCAGCGCGATCCGCGCGTTCGGGATGGCGTGCGCCGCCCGGGCGATCTGGTGGTAATGGTAGTGCTGGAGCTCGTGGAACAATAGCCAGAGCGCCACGCTGAAAACAGTGAGTGCAATCAGCCCGGAAATCTTTTTCATCAGCCGCCTCCCTCCGCCGTCTTCCACCCTGGGACGGGACGGCCCGGACCGCTCTCGCGGCTCCGACCGTCACCCTCCCGCCAGCCCCCATCCCGGTACAAAGGCCCCATCCTCACCCGCAGGGAACAACGCCCTCACTCCCTCCCGGCCTGTTCCCCCGATCTGTCATCCCGGACCCGTTCAAAAGATCATCACCATTTCAATAAAATAATCCATCCACCGCCTTTCTTTCAACAAAATCTCGACACACGGGAAAAAACTGTAAACCCGCCCCTTGTTCCGAGGCGGGTTTACGTTCCGGACGGCAGGCGCCTCAGCGGGCTGCGCCGGAGGGAGCGAGGTTCGACAGCTCGCCCTGGCGCGACTGGGCGGCCAGACGGTCGAGCAACTCGCGCGCCCGTTTCTGCGATTTCCTGTGGTTGCCGGAGGAGGCCATTTTCAGCTCGCGGCCAGCGCTCTCCAGGTCGCCCGCGCGCAGGTAAAGCTCGCCGCATTCGAGGTGGCTGGCCGGGACTATCCACTCCGGGCTGACCGCATCCCCAAGGGACAGGATCGCACGCAGGCGCTCCAGGGCCTGGCCGTCGCGGCCCAGGCCTTTCTCGCTCAGGGCCAGTCGGTAGGCGACCGCCTCGGCCGAGAAGATTCTGTTGTCGTAGAACGGCGCCCCGGCGCTGATCTTGCGCTCGATCCCGCCGAACACCGCCTCGGCCTGGTCAAACCTTTCCGCCTTGAGCAGAAGGTCGCCGTAGCGCACCTGGACCAGGGGGTTGTCCGGGTAGCGCTCGAACATGCCGCGGGCCATCTCCAGCACGCCCTCATCCAGCGGCTCGTCGTAGATCGCGTAGATGTTCATCAGGACAATGCGGGCCTCGTCCCCGGAGTAGAGGCCCCTGGCCGCGGCCAGGCGCAGGTTGTCCAGGCCCTTGCGGCAGTCGCCCTCGAACCCGCACGAGACCGCCATCAGGCGCATCACCTCGGGCAGGCGGCCAGTGAAATACTGGTAGATTCCCACGCTCATGTAGCTGTCGTAGAACAGCGGGTCGGCCACCACCGCCTGCTGGATGTGGCCCCAGGCCTGGTGCGCCAGGGGGGCCATCACCAGGTAGCGGCCGTCCAGCATGGCCAGCATCGCCTCCAGGCCGCAGGATGCGCCGGCGTACAGCGAGCCCTCCAACGCTCCGTACTCGCCCCGTCCCTGGGTCTTCTGGGACAGGAGACTGCAGCGGCTCAGGGTGGCGGCCAAACGTTTTTTCAGCGGCTCCAGGTCGGCGCCCTCGGGCTGCAGGAACAGCCGCCAGGCCTGGGACACGCCGCTGAAAAAATAGCCCACCGGACGCTTGGGGTTCTCGGCGATCCAGGCCTCGATCAGGCTGTCGGCCGGGTCGAGCTTCATCTGAAGCACCAGGTGCGCGGCGCGGTCGAGCCGCTCATCGTACAGGGGGTGGACCGGGCGGCCGGCCGCGGCGGCCAGCGGGCGCGGTGACGGGGCGAGAAAGCACAGCGCGCTCAGAAGTGGCAGGAGAAGTTTCAGAAACCGTCTATCGGGGTGCATTCTGACCTCCGCAGTCTCGAGTGGGCCTTGCCCGGTCCGGAGCAGCGCGCGCCCGTCTGCGGCCTCAGGCCGTTTGCGGGCGGGCGGCGTAAAGGCGTCCGGCCGTGGAGTAGTGCTCCATGAGCTGTCTGAACACCTGTTCCCAGCGCCGGGTCTCGGCAAACTGGCGCGCGGCCAGGCCCATGCTGCGTCGCAGGGCGCTGTCCGCAACCAGGCTGTCAACCGCGCGGGCGAATTCCTCATCCCCGGCGGCGATGAAACCGTTGACCCCGTGGCGGACCTGCTCGCGCGGGCCCAGGCTGTCGGTGACCACCACCGGCAGGCCGGAGCTCATCGCCTGCAGGACCACGTTGCCGAAAGCGTCAGTCCGGGAGGGAAACACGAAGAAATCCGCCCCGGCGTAGGCGTCGTAGAGAGCCTCCCCGGTCAGCTTGCCGGTAAACTCGGCCGCGGGCAGACTGCGCCTCAGCTCTGGCAGCAGGCCGCCGTCACCCACCACCTTGAGATGCACCCGCGGCCGTTCGGCAAAGATACGCACCAGCAGCTCCGGGTTTTTCTCCGAGGTCAGGCGGCCCACGAACAGAGCCACGGGCAGAGGGTTTTCCGGGTTACGCCGCCGCGCGGGGCTGAATTTTTCGGCGTCGATCCCGCGCGAGAGCACCTCCACCGGCGGGCGGAACCGTCGCGCCAGGCTGTCGCGCACGCTGGGCGTGGGGGCGAGGATCAGGTCGGAGTGGTTGAAATAGAGCCCCTCGCCCCAGGCGACCGAGCGCCGCACCGCAGCACCCACGGCCCCGCCCAGGCTGCGGGCCACCCGCGCCCCGGCGAAACGGTCCAGGGCGGTGTGGTATACGTTGATAAGCGGGCAGCGCGAGCGCCGCGCGGCGATGGTGGCCGCGATCCCCAGCGGGCAGGGAGTGCCGCTCTGGACTATCGAGTAGCGGGTGCGGGTGAGCGCCTTGGAGAACGAGGAAAAAAGCAGGGTCACATCCACTTTCAGGTCCTGGTCCACGCCCAGGGGCAGGCGCGGACGGCGCACGTGGAAGGTGAGCGAGCCGTCCCGCTCCTCGCTGTCCGCTGGCCCGTAGGTGACAACGTCCACACCCAACCCGGCCGCCTGGAAAAAGGGCAGCAGGTTGCGGTAGGTGTACTCCACGCCGTTGGTCTCGCCCCAGCGGCCCAGAGTCATGGTCACCAGAAGGATACGCTCGCTCATCTTGCCCCGCTCAGGCCCGGGCCAGCGACGGCGCCAGCTCGCGGCGCATCAGGCGGCCGTGGGTGTTCTCGAAAGTGACATACAGCCAGATGAAGAAGGCGTACGGATCGGGCGAGTACAGCCAGCGTCCGACCCACTGCGGTGTGGAGCGACCCGTAACCCGGTCGTAGGCGCTGCGGATAAAGCGCGCCAGGGCCGGGTAATCCTTGAGCGCGCCGCGGCTGAGGAACTCGAACACCTCCGACGGCGGCATGCTGCGGAACAGGGTGAGGTACTGACGGCCCTCCTGGAGCAGGTTCTTCAGGCTCAGGTCCGCGTTGACCAGGAACGCCTCCCGCCGCGCGAGGCTGTCGTAGAACTCCCGGAAAGTCTCGCCCCGGGCCAGGCTGCGCACCCGGCCCACGTCCCCGATGTGCGTATCGGTGTTGACCACGATCCCGCGCTCGAAACGGTCGGCCAGGGCGGCGGCCAGCAGGTTCTTGCGCCGCACCCGGTGCATGTTGTACTCCACCACCGGGAAATACTCGCGGATGATCCCGGGGATGGCCTTGAGGTTGACCCGCTCGTCCGAGGGCTCGAACCAGAACGGGTGGTTGTAGACATAGGGCAGGTTGCGGCCGCGGCAGTAGGTGACGAAAGCCTCCAGGTCTGGGCTGTCCGCGCCGGCGATGGATTCCAGCTCCACGAAATCGTAGCGGTCGAGCTCGTAGACATTGATATGCAGGGTATGTCCGACCCGCTCGCGGTCCTTGATCTTGATCTCCACGCCCGGGACAAAGCCCTCGCAGCCGGCCAGGTCGGAGTGGGACTCGATGTTGTCGTGGTCGGTGATGGCGATGAAATCGAGGCCGCTTCTTCGGGCGAGCCGGTAAAGCTCGCGCGGGGAGAGCGCGGGCGAGCCGGGCACGCAGGGGCTGTGGTGGCTGTGCACGTGAAGGTCGGCGGACTTGAAGCCCCGGGCGTGAAGCTCCTCGCCCCGGTCCTCGGAAACCAGCATTTCGGCGTAATGCGACACGATATCCCTCCGGGTGAGCGGGTTTGGACCGCGTGGTATGCCGAGTGCATACAGAGAACCGCATTATACTGCATGTAGTATACTTTTGGCGTTATAGGGCCAGAAAAGCCGTTCGCGGGATATCGTGCAGATTCTTGTTAGTTAAAGCGTTGCAGATTTACGGATTTGTGAAAGAAGGAGTGGGAGGAGGTGTCGGCGGGAGCCGATAGAATGCAGTCCTATGCATACCGACGGTCTATCCGGGATGGCCGATTCCCTCTGCGGGGGCGACCGGCCGGTCGCCCCTACGGCAGACCCGGATATGGGTGAATGCCTCAAAGGCGGCCCGCCGGGCCGCACGGGGGCCGTATGTCTGAGCCTCGCCGGGGGAGCGGAGAAAATGCGGCGGGCACACTTAAGCTTGTTCGAGCGCCATAAGCCCGGCGGGCAATCAGCGCCAGCGTCGCCCTGCAACGAGGGCAGCGTGCAAAATTTTCATGCACACCATCGGCTGGAAAGCATAGAAAGCCAGGGCGAGTTTACGGCCCCCACTGGCTTCTGGTTCTCTTGGCCGTAACCAAGAGAACGAAAAGTTTGTCAGCCTGTCCTGCCGTGCTCCTGCAGTAAAGACCGTCATAAAGCAAAACGGCGGCCGGGTGGCCGCCCGCTCGTAGTCGCGAGGACAACCGGGCCAAAGTCAAAGCGTAATTGGGACAAGGGAGTTAAGACCGATGCTGATAGGACGACCGCCCGCTCAGCCCTGCTCCGGCTCGGCGGCGGCGCTCAGCGACGGGCCAGCGGCGCGCGGACGGCTGCCGGAGAGAAGGAATGCCGCCCCGCCCAGGCTGAGGGCGATGAAGAAGAACACCGCGTGGTAGATCACCGCCAGCTCGGCCCCCAGCGGCGAGCCGAAATAGTGGCACAGGCGGTCG from bacterium includes these protein-coding regions:
- a CDS encoding ABC transporter permease; its protein translation is MSMLGNYFKVALRNLLRHKVYSAINILSLALGMAGCMIIAPQVIYHFSFDRFNHNYDRICRVLLHLDFPGQIPTTNCGSFGWVGRDLKREFPEVENFARIYYNPDGAVKVRVGEKEIESWSFCYSENSLFDLFSFPFEEGDPASALSEPTSLVLTRRMATRLFGDSAAMGRTVTLNGSEEFKVTGVLKDLPGNSHLHFDLLAPLTSRWPLETLESYRALPDFYTYLLLAPGADSRALERKISAAGLLNKIQIHGVSISGGIRFELQPLSRVHLYSSHIEYDNLHWRKADITYTLIFIAVALLMLVVACINFINLATARSAQRSREVGVRKVVGANRSQLVRQFLCESVLVSLVAVLAAQVLIELSRPLLEDNLISGPDIPFTGGWSLFLLMTLVTVGVGLLAGWYPALFLSLPRPQEVLKGSGVGKVKGLLLRRALVVVQFAAAIFLIVCSLFILKQLRWVRSQNLGYDRTGVLTVQMSPALRPRYESVRSELLATGVVEGVCAAGISPLGKGIAGAIMHFEGQNPGELWLTRYISVDPAFIPFFGLQITEGRAFSDEMGADTSGVYVINETLKKKLGWDKAVGKTFWLDSKAGAGLGYIKTEPGRVIGVVKDFHFNSLHTPIEPLAMVYRPSDFYYVQLRLKPEHMSDGTEFLERTWKRLDPASAFSYWRLDGDLEWQYNDDRLAGQMVTGFTVLCVLIACLGLLGLVAMAAERRTKEIGVRKVLGASVGDIILLLSREFLALLGVAILIAWPAAWWVMRRWLESFAYRTSLDWWTFALAGVIALAVAAATVSFQATRAASADPVRSLRYE
- a CDS encoding glycosyltransferase, yielding MSERILLVTMTLGRWGETNGVEYTYRNLLPFFQAAGLGVDVVTYGPADSEERDGSLTFHVRRPRLPLGVDQDLKVDVTLLFSSFSKALTRTRYSIVQSGTPCPLGIAATIAARRSRCPLINVYHTALDRFAGARVARSLGGAVGAAVRRSVAWGEGLYFNHSDLILAPTPSVRDSLARRFRPPVEVLSRGIDAEKFSPARRRNPENPLPVALFVGRLTSEKNPELLVRIFAERPRVHLKVVGDGGLLPELRRSLPAAEFTGKLTGEALYDAYAGADFFVFPSRTDAFGNVVLQAMSSGLPVVVTDSLGPREQVRHGVNGFIAAGDEEFARAVDSLVADSALRRSMGLAARQFAETRRWEQVFRQLMEHYSTAGRLYAARPQTA
- a CDS encoding PHP domain-containing protein translates to MSHYAEMLVSEDRGEELHARGFKSADLHVHSHHSPCVPGSPALSPRELYRLARRSGLDFIAITDHDNIESHSDLAGCEGFVPGVEIKIKDRERVGHTLHINVYELDRYDFVELESIAGADSPDLEAFVTYCRGRNLPYVYNHPFWFEPSDERVNLKAIPGIIREYFPVVEYNMHRVRRKNLLAAALADRFERGIVVNTDTHIGDVGRVRSLARGETFREFYDSLARREAFLVNADLSLKNLLQEGRQYLTLFRSMPPSEVFEFLSRGALKDYPALARFIRSAYDRVTGRSTPQWVGRWLYSPDPYAFFIWLYVTFENTHGRLMRRELAPSLARA
- the mprF gene encoding bifunctional lysylphosphatidylglycerol flippase/synthetase MprF, whose protein sequence is MKKISGLIALTVFSVALWLLFHELQHYHYHQIARAAHAIPNARIALALGLTLLNYLLLTGYDSLAFRYIGQRLSYREIGPASFFAYSISNNLGFSLFSGAAVRYHFYSACGVSAGNISRVVAFCSLTFWAGYTAISGTTFLLSSPPVDGLLQGHALWLRPLGALLLTLPAAYLILCRRHRGPVRFKRLEFALPEVSVAALQLLVGAADIVLTSLVLFVLLPPELHLSYPGFLATFNLALIAGLLSYVPGGLGVFETTVLLLLPSEAKNSAVVGALLAFRVIYYLLPLIAASASITGIELYSRRHTVGRVARQAGGVVSFLLPHFLAATTFLGGVVLLFSGATPTIHHRLIRLIQYLPLSVIEVSHFLSSLAGAALLILARGIQRRLDSAWQVSLALLLLGALWSLLKGLDYEEATLLLLFCLLLWSSRGQFFRKASLASERFTPGWIVLVCVTLAGVVWVGMFSYKHVEYSHDLWWHWALYGDASRSMRAALGAAVITVLFGLARLLQPTPASPRMPGAEELLRVRDIVDKSPDTRACLALLGDKSLLFSGSGQSFLMYGVSRRSWVALGGPVGRPEEARELVWNFREMSHLHGGWAVFYEVRPANLPLYLDLGLSLVKLGEEGLVPLEDFSVDGASHKSFRRYLNSVEREGGQFEIVPAGQVAQVLPELRAVSDSWLSLKHTGEKRFSLGFFDPRYLSLRPVAVVRREGRIVAFANLMYTDLKEELSVDLMRYGPEAPEGSMEYLFVRLMLWGREQGFERFNIGMAPLSGLEDRTLAPLWNQVGALLFHHGQHFYNFQGLRAYKEKFHPVWEPRYLATPGGLALPRVLTHLAELVGGDILRTLGRPAARRPGNGRPEDGSQA